Proteins encoded together in one Festucalex cinctus isolate MCC-2025b chromosome 8, RoL_Fcin_1.0, whole genome shotgun sequence window:
- the rereb gene encoding arginine-glutamic acid dipeptide repeats protein isoform X1: MDDLFNPRRSLNSTQGEIRVGPSHQAKLPELQPRPVPASHSQTENEELMWTPGVNDCDLLMYLRAARSMAAFAGMCDGGSTEDGCLAASRDDTTLNALNMLHASHYDAAKALQRLVKKPLPRLIEKCWSEDDVKRFIKGLRQYGKNFFRIRKDFLPSKKTGELITFYYHWKKTPEAAGTRAYRQQRRQPSSRKAKTRSAAAPVSAPSRNYSVDASSASEDELDSEDSEQEVKSCSHCGTTRSKDWHQGGRYNPLLCTTCRTYENKHGCLPAAQKSSGTSFMFKPVKGEEEGNSKHGMRTRRSRAPQLSSLRSGHRRLTGSPTSEDQQSTNQNSQTGTRASTVESKNESTKKNNKKVKEEAATPKTMKRVRESPPQEPNEPEKVKPKRSKTQEPQDSRSEVEAEVEEESSSESRSAQDDGSSDTKDIDQDNRSSSPSIPSPQQGNESDSDSSAQPSAVPPEPAAPPAVQPDAAVLPVPPSQGPAVVSPQSTPAAGSPPSPAPPSPEPPRPAAAEPAANLGPSGRPPPVPHSLCGAPPPPPTVGQEPPLSSAFQVPPALSSMSSQMPPTQRPPPFFRESQLPQPPLSAPQIKPPPTTPIQPSHKSIPHQPAPPFPQMPANLPPPPALKPLNSLPNQHPPGALPPPLQLMPQPLAAQTLSGQLPVISQAHAHPGKSTSSPHPSAASSQPPPSAASAPAGPVPSLQPSFPPLGLRPSPSATVGAPPIQIKEEPLDEMEEAESPPSPPRSPSPEPTVINMASHASQSARFIKHLDRGYNSCARTDLFFTPLSSSKLAKKREEALEKSRREAELSARQEREREKDRERERELDRNARASSSSHDSRMSEAQAAAHGRPVYEPPPTTVAAVPPYIGPDTPALRTLSEYARPHVMSPTNRNHPFYVSLSPGDPMLAYHMPGLYSAEPGLRERELRNLRERELRERMKPGFEVKPPDLETLHPSANPMEHYVRHGVLALPHIPGPPHHFAPFHPGLNHLERERMVLAGTQLRPELSYAERLTAERLHAERMASVAPDPAARLQMLNVTPHHHQHSHIHSHLHLHQQDPLGQGSSPHPLVDPLANGPRLARFPFPGGPIPNPLLADLPHDHEMLRHPLFGAAYPRELQGPIPHMSAAHQLQAMHVQSAELQRMAMEQQWLHGHHLHGGPLPSQEDYYSRLKKEGDKPS; the protein is encoded by the exons ATGGACGACCTATTCAACCCGCGGAG GAGCTTGAACAGCACTCAAGGAGAGATACGAGTGGGACCAAGTCATCAG GCAAAGCTTCCTGAGCTGCAGCCTCGGCCTGTACCAGCTTCCCATTCTCAGACGGAGAATGAGGAGCTTATGTGGACACCAGGCGTCAATGACTGTGACCTTCTCATGTACTTGAGAGCTGCCAG GAGCATGGCGGCGTTTGCGGGTATGTGTGATGGAGGATCCACAGAGGACGGATGTTTAGCTGCTTCTCGTGATGACACAACACTCAACGCTCTGAACATG TTGCATGCAAGTCATTACGATGCTGCAAAAGCTCTCCAGCGTCTAGTGAAGAAACCTCTGCCAAGGCTTATTGAGAAGTGCTGGTCTGAGGATGATGTG aaACGCTTCATAAAAGGCCTCAGACAGtatggaaagaattttttccgCATTCGAAAAGACTTTTTGCCAAGCAAAAAGACT GGAGAGCTGATCACGTTCTATTACCACTGGAAAAAAACTCCCGAGGCTGCAGGAACGCGAGCTTATCGACAACAACGCAGGCAGCCGTCATCTCGAAAGGCAAAGACTCGCTCGGCTGCAGCTCCCGTCAGCGCCCCGTCTCGAAATTATTCTG TGGATGCAAGTTCAGCCAGTGAGGACGAACTTGACAGTGAAGATAGTGAACAGGAGGTGAAGAGCTGCAGCCACTGCGGCACCACAC GTTCGAAGGATTGGCACCAGGGAGGAAGATACAACCCTTTGCTCTGTACAACCTGCCGCACGTATGAAAACAAGCACGGCTGTCTGCCGGCGGCACAGAAGTCATCAGGCACGTCATTCATGTTTAAACCTGTGAAAGGGGAAGAGGAGGGGAACAGTAAACACGGCATGAGGACACGGCGAAGCAGAGCGCCT CAGTTGTCATCTTTAAGAAGCGGCCACAGGAGACTCACTGGCTCTCCTACTAGTGAGGATCAACAGTCCACGAACCAGAATTCCCAGACTGGGACTAGAGCGTCTACCGTAGAGAGTAAGAATGAGTCCACGAAGAAGAATAACAAG AAGGTGAAAGAAGAGGCAGCCACACCAAAGACAATGAAACGGGTCAGGGAGAGTCCTCCGCAGGAGCCTAACGAGCCTGAAAAAGTCAAACCCAAAAGGTCAAAGACTCAG GAGCCGCAAGATTCCCGTTCCGAGGTGGAGGCCGAGGTTGAAGAGGAGAGCTCCTCAGAGAGCCGCAGCGCTCAGGACGACGGCAGCAGCGACACCAAAGACATCGATCAGGACAACCGCAGCTCCTCCCCCAGCATTCCCAGCCCTCAGCAGGGCAACGAGAGCGACTCGGACTCTTCCGCCCAACCGAGCGCCGTCCCCCCGGAGCCCGCGGCCCCGCCGGCCGTCCAGCCTGACGCGGCGGTCCTGCCGGTCCCTCCCTCTCAGGGCCCAGCTGTCGTTTCACCGCAAAGCACTCCCGCTGCTGGCTCGCCTCCTAGCCCCGCCCCTCCATCTCCGGAGCCGCCTCGGCCAGCTGCTGCGGAGCCCGCTGCCAATTTGGGGCCGAGCGGCCGCCCGCCGCCCGTCCCGCATTCTCTCTGTGGCGCACCGCCGCCTCCGCCCACAGTGGGGCAGGAGCCTCCTCTCTCGTCTGCATTTCAGGTGCCACCTGCCCTCAGCTCGATGTCCTCCCAGATGCCACCCACCCAGAGACCCCCACCCTTCTTTAGGGAGTCACAGCTGCCCCAGCCTCCTCTTTCCGCCCCCCAAATCAAGCCGCCTCCCACCACCCCAATTCAACCTTCCCACAAATCGATACCACACCAGCCTGCTCCGCCCTTCCCGCAGATGCCCGCCAACCTTCCTCCTCCACCTGCTCTAAAACCTCTCAACTCTCTGCCCAATCAGCATCCACCGGGCGCGCTCCCTCCACCTCTTCAGCTCATGCCCCAGCCTTTGGCCGCGCAGACGCTTTCCGGCCAGCTTCCAGTGATTTCTCAGGCGCACGCTCACCCTGGAAAGAGTACAAGTTCCCCTCATCCATCTGCCGCGTCCTCGCAGCCTCCCCCCTCTGCCGCGTCGGCCCCCGCCGGGCCCGTCCCCAGCCTGCAGCCGTCCTTCCCTCCTCTTGGGCTGAGACCGTCGCCGAGCGCCACGGTGGGAGCACCTCCGATTCAGATCAAAGAGGAGCCGCTGGATGAGATGGAAGAGGCGGAGAGCCCACCGTCACCACCTCGCAGCCCTTCGCCGGAGCCCACCGTCATCAACATGGCGAGCCACGCCAGCCAGTCTGCACG GTTCATCAAGCACCTGGATCGCGGCTACAACTCCTGCGCTCGGACAGACCTGTTCTTCACGCCGCTCTCCTCCTCCAAGCTGGCCAAGAAAAGGGAGGAGGCCCTCGAGAAGTCTCGGAGAGAGGCAGAACTCAGCGCTCGGCAAGAGCGTGAACGGGAGAAGGATCGCGAGCGAGAAAGGGAGTTAGACAGAAACGCT CGAGCATCCAGCTCCTCCCACGACAGTCGCATGAGCGAGGCCCAGGCGGCCGCTCACGGGCGGCCTGTGTACGAGCCGCCGCCCACCACCGTCGCCGCCGTGCCCCCGTACATCGGCCCCGACACGCCGGCCCTGCGCACCCTGAGCGAGTACGCCCGGCCCCACGTCATGTCCCCCACCAACCGCAACCACCCGTTCTACGTGTCACTCAGTCCCGGCGACCCCATGCTGGCCTACCACATGCCCGGCCTGTACAGCGCCGAGCCCGGCCTGAGAGAGCGCGAGCTGAGGAACCTCCGAGAGCGGGAGCTCCGCGAGCGGATGAAGCCGGGCTTCGAGGTCAAGCCCCCCGACCTGGAAACCTTGCACCCGTCAGCCAACCCCATGGAGCACTACGTCAGGCACGGCGTCCTGGCTCTGCCGCACATCCCCGGGCCCCCTCACCACTTTGCGCCCTTTCACCCGGGGCTCAACCATCTGGAGCGGGAGCGGATGGTGCTGGCCGGGACCCAGCTGCGCCCGGAGCTGAGCTACGCCGAGCGCCTCACCGCCGAGCGGCTGCATGCGGAGAGGATGGCCTCGGTGGCGCCGGATCCCGCTGCCAGGCTGCAGATGCTCAACGTGACGCCGCATCATCACCAACACTCGCACATCCACTCGCACCTCCACCTGCACCAACAGGACCCCCTCGGGCAAG GCTCAAGCCCTCATCCTCTGGTGGACCCACTGGCAAACGGACCACGTCTGGCCCGCTTCCCCTTCCCCGGGGGCCCGATCCCCAACCCTTTGCTGGCTGATCTTCCACATGACCACGAGATGCTGCGCCACCCTTTGTTTG GGGCTGCATATCCCAGAGAGCTCCAGGGTCCGATTCCTCATATGTCGGCCGCGCACCAGCTCCAGGCCATGCACGTTCAGTCAGCAGAGCTGCAGAGGATGGCCATGGAGCAGCAGTGGCTGCACGGACATCACCTGCATGGAGGCCCACTGCCCAGCCAGGAAGATTATTACAG ccgTTTGAAGAAAGAAGGTGACAAGCCATCGTGA
- the rereb gene encoding arginine-glutamic acid dipeptide repeats protein isoform X2 produces MDDLFNPRRSLNSTQGEIRVGPSHQAKLPELQPRPVPASHSQTENEELMWTPGVNDCDLLMYLRAARSMAAFAGMCDGGSTEDGCLAASRDDTTLNALNMLHASHYDAAKALQRLVKKPLPRLIEKCWSEDDVKRFIKGLRQYGKNFFRIRKDFLPSKKTGELITFYYHWKKTPEAAGTRAYRQQRRQPSSRKAKTRSAAAPVSAPSRNYSVDASSASEDELDSEDSEQEVKSCSHCGTTRSKDWHQGGRYNPLLCTTCRTYENKHGCLPAAQKSSGTSFMFKPVKGEEEGNSKHGMRTRRSRAPLSSLRSGHRRLTGSPTSEDQQSTNQNSQTGTRASTVESKNESTKKNNKKVKEEAATPKTMKRVRESPPQEPNEPEKVKPKRSKTQEPQDSRSEVEAEVEEESSSESRSAQDDGSSDTKDIDQDNRSSSPSIPSPQQGNESDSDSSAQPSAVPPEPAAPPAVQPDAAVLPVPPSQGPAVVSPQSTPAAGSPPSPAPPSPEPPRPAAAEPAANLGPSGRPPPVPHSLCGAPPPPPTVGQEPPLSSAFQVPPALSSMSSQMPPTQRPPPFFRESQLPQPPLSAPQIKPPPTTPIQPSHKSIPHQPAPPFPQMPANLPPPPALKPLNSLPNQHPPGALPPPLQLMPQPLAAQTLSGQLPVISQAHAHPGKSTSSPHPSAASSQPPPSAASAPAGPVPSLQPSFPPLGLRPSPSATVGAPPIQIKEEPLDEMEEAESPPSPPRSPSPEPTVINMASHASQSARFIKHLDRGYNSCARTDLFFTPLSSSKLAKKREEALEKSRREAELSARQEREREKDRERERELDRNARASSSSHDSRMSEAQAAAHGRPVYEPPPTTVAAVPPYIGPDTPALRTLSEYARPHVMSPTNRNHPFYVSLSPGDPMLAYHMPGLYSAEPGLRERELRNLRERELRERMKPGFEVKPPDLETLHPSANPMEHYVRHGVLALPHIPGPPHHFAPFHPGLNHLERERMVLAGTQLRPELSYAERLTAERLHAERMASVAPDPAARLQMLNVTPHHHQHSHIHSHLHLHQQDPLGQGSSPHPLVDPLANGPRLARFPFPGGPIPNPLLADLPHDHEMLRHPLFGAAYPRELQGPIPHMSAAHQLQAMHVQSAELQRMAMEQQWLHGHHLHGGPLPSQEDYYSRLKKEGDKPS; encoded by the exons ATGGACGACCTATTCAACCCGCGGAG GAGCTTGAACAGCACTCAAGGAGAGATACGAGTGGGACCAAGTCATCAG GCAAAGCTTCCTGAGCTGCAGCCTCGGCCTGTACCAGCTTCCCATTCTCAGACGGAGAATGAGGAGCTTATGTGGACACCAGGCGTCAATGACTGTGACCTTCTCATGTACTTGAGAGCTGCCAG GAGCATGGCGGCGTTTGCGGGTATGTGTGATGGAGGATCCACAGAGGACGGATGTTTAGCTGCTTCTCGTGATGACACAACACTCAACGCTCTGAACATG TTGCATGCAAGTCATTACGATGCTGCAAAAGCTCTCCAGCGTCTAGTGAAGAAACCTCTGCCAAGGCTTATTGAGAAGTGCTGGTCTGAGGATGATGTG aaACGCTTCATAAAAGGCCTCAGACAGtatggaaagaattttttccgCATTCGAAAAGACTTTTTGCCAAGCAAAAAGACT GGAGAGCTGATCACGTTCTATTACCACTGGAAAAAAACTCCCGAGGCTGCAGGAACGCGAGCTTATCGACAACAACGCAGGCAGCCGTCATCTCGAAAGGCAAAGACTCGCTCGGCTGCAGCTCCCGTCAGCGCCCCGTCTCGAAATTATTCTG TGGATGCAAGTTCAGCCAGTGAGGACGAACTTGACAGTGAAGATAGTGAACAGGAGGTGAAGAGCTGCAGCCACTGCGGCACCACAC GTTCGAAGGATTGGCACCAGGGAGGAAGATACAACCCTTTGCTCTGTACAACCTGCCGCACGTATGAAAACAAGCACGGCTGTCTGCCGGCGGCACAGAAGTCATCAGGCACGTCATTCATGTTTAAACCTGTGAAAGGGGAAGAGGAGGGGAACAGTAAACACGGCATGAGGACACGGCGAAGCAGAGCGCCT TTGTCATCTTTAAGAAGCGGCCACAGGAGACTCACTGGCTCTCCTACTAGTGAGGATCAACAGTCCACGAACCAGAATTCCCAGACTGGGACTAGAGCGTCTACCGTAGAGAGTAAGAATGAGTCCACGAAGAAGAATAACAAG AAGGTGAAAGAAGAGGCAGCCACACCAAAGACAATGAAACGGGTCAGGGAGAGTCCTCCGCAGGAGCCTAACGAGCCTGAAAAAGTCAAACCCAAAAGGTCAAAGACTCAG GAGCCGCAAGATTCCCGTTCCGAGGTGGAGGCCGAGGTTGAAGAGGAGAGCTCCTCAGAGAGCCGCAGCGCTCAGGACGACGGCAGCAGCGACACCAAAGACATCGATCAGGACAACCGCAGCTCCTCCCCCAGCATTCCCAGCCCTCAGCAGGGCAACGAGAGCGACTCGGACTCTTCCGCCCAACCGAGCGCCGTCCCCCCGGAGCCCGCGGCCCCGCCGGCCGTCCAGCCTGACGCGGCGGTCCTGCCGGTCCCTCCCTCTCAGGGCCCAGCTGTCGTTTCACCGCAAAGCACTCCCGCTGCTGGCTCGCCTCCTAGCCCCGCCCCTCCATCTCCGGAGCCGCCTCGGCCAGCTGCTGCGGAGCCCGCTGCCAATTTGGGGCCGAGCGGCCGCCCGCCGCCCGTCCCGCATTCTCTCTGTGGCGCACCGCCGCCTCCGCCCACAGTGGGGCAGGAGCCTCCTCTCTCGTCTGCATTTCAGGTGCCACCTGCCCTCAGCTCGATGTCCTCCCAGATGCCACCCACCCAGAGACCCCCACCCTTCTTTAGGGAGTCACAGCTGCCCCAGCCTCCTCTTTCCGCCCCCCAAATCAAGCCGCCTCCCACCACCCCAATTCAACCTTCCCACAAATCGATACCACACCAGCCTGCTCCGCCCTTCCCGCAGATGCCCGCCAACCTTCCTCCTCCACCTGCTCTAAAACCTCTCAACTCTCTGCCCAATCAGCATCCACCGGGCGCGCTCCCTCCACCTCTTCAGCTCATGCCCCAGCCTTTGGCCGCGCAGACGCTTTCCGGCCAGCTTCCAGTGATTTCTCAGGCGCACGCTCACCCTGGAAAGAGTACAAGTTCCCCTCATCCATCTGCCGCGTCCTCGCAGCCTCCCCCCTCTGCCGCGTCGGCCCCCGCCGGGCCCGTCCCCAGCCTGCAGCCGTCCTTCCCTCCTCTTGGGCTGAGACCGTCGCCGAGCGCCACGGTGGGAGCACCTCCGATTCAGATCAAAGAGGAGCCGCTGGATGAGATGGAAGAGGCGGAGAGCCCACCGTCACCACCTCGCAGCCCTTCGCCGGAGCCCACCGTCATCAACATGGCGAGCCACGCCAGCCAGTCTGCACG GTTCATCAAGCACCTGGATCGCGGCTACAACTCCTGCGCTCGGACAGACCTGTTCTTCACGCCGCTCTCCTCCTCCAAGCTGGCCAAGAAAAGGGAGGAGGCCCTCGAGAAGTCTCGGAGAGAGGCAGAACTCAGCGCTCGGCAAGAGCGTGAACGGGAGAAGGATCGCGAGCGAGAAAGGGAGTTAGACAGAAACGCT CGAGCATCCAGCTCCTCCCACGACAGTCGCATGAGCGAGGCCCAGGCGGCCGCTCACGGGCGGCCTGTGTACGAGCCGCCGCCCACCACCGTCGCCGCCGTGCCCCCGTACATCGGCCCCGACACGCCGGCCCTGCGCACCCTGAGCGAGTACGCCCGGCCCCACGTCATGTCCCCCACCAACCGCAACCACCCGTTCTACGTGTCACTCAGTCCCGGCGACCCCATGCTGGCCTACCACATGCCCGGCCTGTACAGCGCCGAGCCCGGCCTGAGAGAGCGCGAGCTGAGGAACCTCCGAGAGCGGGAGCTCCGCGAGCGGATGAAGCCGGGCTTCGAGGTCAAGCCCCCCGACCTGGAAACCTTGCACCCGTCAGCCAACCCCATGGAGCACTACGTCAGGCACGGCGTCCTGGCTCTGCCGCACATCCCCGGGCCCCCTCACCACTTTGCGCCCTTTCACCCGGGGCTCAACCATCTGGAGCGGGAGCGGATGGTGCTGGCCGGGACCCAGCTGCGCCCGGAGCTGAGCTACGCCGAGCGCCTCACCGCCGAGCGGCTGCATGCGGAGAGGATGGCCTCGGTGGCGCCGGATCCCGCTGCCAGGCTGCAGATGCTCAACGTGACGCCGCATCATCACCAACACTCGCACATCCACTCGCACCTCCACCTGCACCAACAGGACCCCCTCGGGCAAG GCTCAAGCCCTCATCCTCTGGTGGACCCACTGGCAAACGGACCACGTCTGGCCCGCTTCCCCTTCCCCGGGGGCCCGATCCCCAACCCTTTGCTGGCTGATCTTCCACATGACCACGAGATGCTGCGCCACCCTTTGTTTG GGGCTGCATATCCCAGAGAGCTCCAGGGTCCGATTCCTCATATGTCGGCCGCGCACCAGCTCCAGGCCATGCACGTTCAGTCAGCAGAGCTGCAGAGGATGGCCATGGAGCAGCAGTGGCTGCACGGACATCACCTGCATGGAGGCCCACTGCCCAGCCAGGAAGATTATTACAG ccgTTTGAAGAAAGAAGGTGACAAGCCATCGTGA
- the rereb gene encoding arginine-glutamic acid dipeptide repeats protein isoform X3 yields MDDLFNPRRSLNSTQGEIRVGPSHQAKLPELQPRPVPASHSQTENEELMWTPGVNDCDLLMYLRAARSMAAFAGMCDGGSTEDGCLAASRDDTTLNALNMLHASHYDAAKALQRLVKKPLPRLIEKCWSEDDVKRFIKGLRQYGKNFFRIRKDFLPSKKTGELITFYYHWKKTPEAAGTRAYRQQRRQPSSRKAKTRSAAAPVSAPSRNYSVDASSASEDELDSEDSEQEVKSCSHCGTTRSKDWHQGGRYNPLLCTTCRTYENKHGCLPAAQKSSGTSFMFKPVKGEEEGNSKHGMRTRRSRAPQLSSLRSGHRRLTGSPTSEDQQSTNQNSQTGTRASTVESKNESTKKNNKKVKEEAATPKTMKRVRESPPQEPNEPEKVKPKRSKTQEPQDSRSEVEAEVEEESSSESRSAQDDGSSDTKDIDQDNRSSSPSIPSPQQGNESDSDSSAQPSAVPPEPAAPPAVQPDAAVLPVPPSQGPAVVSPQSTPAAGSPPSPAPPSPEPPRPAAAEPAANLGPSGRPPPVPHSLCGAPPPPPTVGQEPPLSSAFQHPPGALPPPLQLMPQPLAAQTLSGQLPVISQAHAHPGKSTSSPHPSAASSQPPPSAASAPAGPVPSLQPSFPPLGLRPSPSATVGAPPIQIKEEPLDEMEEAESPPSPPRSPSPEPTVINMASHASQSARFIKHLDRGYNSCARTDLFFTPLSSSKLAKKREEALEKSRREAELSARQEREREKDRERERELDRNARASSSSHDSRMSEAQAAAHGRPVYEPPPTTVAAVPPYIGPDTPALRTLSEYARPHVMSPTNRNHPFYVSLSPGDPMLAYHMPGLYSAEPGLRERELRNLRERELRERMKPGFEVKPPDLETLHPSANPMEHYVRHGVLALPHIPGPPHHFAPFHPGLNHLERERMVLAGTQLRPELSYAERLTAERLHAERMASVAPDPAARLQMLNVTPHHHQHSHIHSHLHLHQQDPLGQGSSPHPLVDPLANGPRLARFPFPGGPIPNPLLADLPHDHEMLRHPLFGAAYPRELQGPIPHMSAAHQLQAMHVQSAELQRMAMEQQWLHGHHLHGGPLPSQEDYYSRLKKEGDKPS; encoded by the exons ATGGACGACCTATTCAACCCGCGGAG GAGCTTGAACAGCACTCAAGGAGAGATACGAGTGGGACCAAGTCATCAG GCAAAGCTTCCTGAGCTGCAGCCTCGGCCTGTACCAGCTTCCCATTCTCAGACGGAGAATGAGGAGCTTATGTGGACACCAGGCGTCAATGACTGTGACCTTCTCATGTACTTGAGAGCTGCCAG GAGCATGGCGGCGTTTGCGGGTATGTGTGATGGAGGATCCACAGAGGACGGATGTTTAGCTGCTTCTCGTGATGACACAACACTCAACGCTCTGAACATG TTGCATGCAAGTCATTACGATGCTGCAAAAGCTCTCCAGCGTCTAGTGAAGAAACCTCTGCCAAGGCTTATTGAGAAGTGCTGGTCTGAGGATGATGTG aaACGCTTCATAAAAGGCCTCAGACAGtatggaaagaattttttccgCATTCGAAAAGACTTTTTGCCAAGCAAAAAGACT GGAGAGCTGATCACGTTCTATTACCACTGGAAAAAAACTCCCGAGGCTGCAGGAACGCGAGCTTATCGACAACAACGCAGGCAGCCGTCATCTCGAAAGGCAAAGACTCGCTCGGCTGCAGCTCCCGTCAGCGCCCCGTCTCGAAATTATTCTG TGGATGCAAGTTCAGCCAGTGAGGACGAACTTGACAGTGAAGATAGTGAACAGGAGGTGAAGAGCTGCAGCCACTGCGGCACCACAC GTTCGAAGGATTGGCACCAGGGAGGAAGATACAACCCTTTGCTCTGTACAACCTGCCGCACGTATGAAAACAAGCACGGCTGTCTGCCGGCGGCACAGAAGTCATCAGGCACGTCATTCATGTTTAAACCTGTGAAAGGGGAAGAGGAGGGGAACAGTAAACACGGCATGAGGACACGGCGAAGCAGAGCGCCT CAGTTGTCATCTTTAAGAAGCGGCCACAGGAGACTCACTGGCTCTCCTACTAGTGAGGATCAACAGTCCACGAACCAGAATTCCCAGACTGGGACTAGAGCGTCTACCGTAGAGAGTAAGAATGAGTCCACGAAGAAGAATAACAAG AAGGTGAAAGAAGAGGCAGCCACACCAAAGACAATGAAACGGGTCAGGGAGAGTCCTCCGCAGGAGCCTAACGAGCCTGAAAAAGTCAAACCCAAAAGGTCAAAGACTCAG GAGCCGCAAGATTCCCGTTCCGAGGTGGAGGCCGAGGTTGAAGAGGAGAGCTCCTCAGAGAGCCGCAGCGCTCAGGACGACGGCAGCAGCGACACCAAAGACATCGATCAGGACAACCGCAGCTCCTCCCCCAGCATTCCCAGCCCTCAGCAGGGCAACGAGAGCGACTCGGACTCTTCCGCCCAACCGAGCGCCGTCCCCCCGGAGCCCGCGGCCCCGCCGGCCGTCCAGCCTGACGCGGCGGTCCTGCCGGTCCCTCCCTCTCAGGGCCCAGCTGTCGTTTCACCGCAAAGCACTCCCGCTGCTGGCTCGCCTCCTAGCCCCGCCCCTCCATCTCCGGAGCCGCCTCGGCCAGCTGCTGCGGAGCCCGCTGCCAATTTGGGGCCGAGCGGCCGCCCGCCGCCCGTCCCGCATTCTCTCTGTGGCGCACCGCCGCCTCCGCCCACAGTGGGGCAGGAGCCTCCTCTCTCGTCTGCATTTCAG CATCCACCGGGCGCGCTCCCTCCACCTCTTCAGCTCATGCCCCAGCCTTTGGCCGCGCAGACGCTTTCCGGCCAGCTTCCAGTGATTTCTCAGGCGCACGCTCACCCTGGAAAGAGTACAAGTTCCCCTCATCCATCTGCCGCGTCCTCGCAGCCTCCCCCCTCTGCCGCGTCGGCCCCCGCCGGGCCCGTCCCCAGCCTGCAGCCGTCCTTCCCTCCTCTTGGGCTGAGACCGTCGCCGAGCGCCACGGTGGGAGCACCTCCGATTCAGATCAAAGAGGAGCCGCTGGATGAGATGGAAGAGGCGGAGAGCCCACCGTCACCACCTCGCAGCCCTTCGCCGGAGCCCACCGTCATCAACATGGCGAGCCACGCCAGCCAGTCTGCACG GTTCATCAAGCACCTGGATCGCGGCTACAACTCCTGCGCTCGGACAGACCTGTTCTTCACGCCGCTCTCCTCCTCCAAGCTGGCCAAGAAAAGGGAGGAGGCCCTCGAGAAGTCTCGGAGAGAGGCAGAACTCAGCGCTCGGCAAGAGCGTGAACGGGAGAAGGATCGCGAGCGAGAAAGGGAGTTAGACAGAAACGCT CGAGCATCCAGCTCCTCCCACGACAGTCGCATGAGCGAGGCCCAGGCGGCCGCTCACGGGCGGCCTGTGTACGAGCCGCCGCCCACCACCGTCGCCGCCGTGCCCCCGTACATCGGCCCCGACACGCCGGCCCTGCGCACCCTGAGCGAGTACGCCCGGCCCCACGTCATGTCCCCCACCAACCGCAACCACCCGTTCTACGTGTCACTCAGTCCCGGCGACCCCATGCTGGCCTACCACATGCCCGGCCTGTACAGCGCCGAGCCCGGCCTGAGAGAGCGCGAGCTGAGGAACCTCCGAGAGCGGGAGCTCCGCGAGCGGATGAAGCCGGGCTTCGAGGTCAAGCCCCCCGACCTGGAAACCTTGCACCCGTCAGCCAACCCCATGGAGCACTACGTCAGGCACGGCGTCCTGGCTCTGCCGCACATCCCCGGGCCCCCTCACCACTTTGCGCCCTTTCACCCGGGGCTCAACCATCTGGAGCGGGAGCGGATGGTGCTGGCCGGGACCCAGCTGCGCCCGGAGCTGAGCTACGCCGAGCGCCTCACCGCCGAGCGGCTGCATGCGGAGAGGATGGCCTCGGTGGCGCCGGATCCCGCTGCCAGGCTGCAGATGCTCAACGTGACGCCGCATCATCACCAACACTCGCACATCCACTCGCACCTCCACCTGCACCAACAGGACCCCCTCGGGCAAG GCTCAAGCCCTCATCCTCTGGTGGACCCACTGGCAAACGGACCACGTCTGGCCCGCTTCCCCTTCCCCGGGGGCCCGATCCCCAACCCTTTGCTGGCTGATCTTCCACATGACCACGAGATGCTGCGCCACCCTTTGTTTG GGGCTGCATATCCCAGAGAGCTCCAGGGTCCGATTCCTCATATGTCGGCCGCGCACCAGCTCCAGGCCATGCACGTTCAGTCAGCAGAGCTGCAGAGGATGGCCATGGAGCAGCAGTGGCTGCACGGACATCACCTGCATGGAGGCCCACTGCCCAGCCAGGAAGATTATTACAG ccgTTTGAAGAAAGAAGGTGACAAGCCATCGTGA